Proteins encoded in a region of the Anopheles ziemanni chromosome 2, idAnoZiCoDA_A2_x.2, whole genome shotgun sequence genome:
- the LOC131290016 gene encoding GPI transamidase component PIG-T yields MWKLTFYSFLVLACSKGIVSQFSDIFDEELFIKPLPDRFVYSYFQFTTRWELGKNDSLLHTNLVSRPLAELFHHFGVQELHLSFTYGLWRYESWGYPVTDAGPGAEVWAWFDPTTDRASIDHRWKMLCGTLSGLFCASLSFIDPSNTFQPAYSLRPQTHHFPGQPEPILRYAALPREIVCTENLTPWAKLLPCRSREGMVSLLVPDSVYASNYHSLGVHMRKLCANAACSEFQLEVKQTVNVVQDLRLFGGPNWSIRKLFGQGMEGSCALATTSNVYVDVTDNTYDVSQKPDETIQSVRGGARTELHRYDVKQFEAVMAKGRRAMFNVAVMDKRDPNVVIVAGPPPISAKRFILGVGQERGKIVTQITNNHWGPLDLVVFENIPWFVPIYLHTLTVRHGEGKIKPAFLHYTPGVQRERPYGLEVGLRIPARATVELSIDFDYIFLKWQEYPPDANHGHYIPASIISLQLPSARNYTSVPREASLFRESFNATQLSGYFLQLRTESLLLTLPTPDFSMPYNVICLACTVVALAFGPIHNISTKRIVAKGKETAKTSLSGKLKQFFRIKSDEQKEQEEEQRAKEEAASAEDLNAPDTE; encoded by the exons ATGTGGAAACTCACATTTTACAGTTTTCTGGTCCTGGCCTGCAGCAAAGGCATCGTCAGCCAGTTTTCCGACATCTTCGACGAAGAGTTGTTCATCAAACCACTCCCGGATAGGTTTGTTTACAGTTACTTTCAGTTCACCACGCGATGGGAGTTGGGTAAAAATGATAGTT tgCTTCACACAAACCTTGTTTCTCGTCCACTCGCGGAACTATTCCACCACTTCGGTGTGCAGGAGCTCCACCTGAGTTTCACCTACGGATTGTGGCGATACGAAAGCTGGGGCTACCCGGTAACGGATGCTGGTCCGGGAGCGGAAGTATGGGCCTGGTTCGATCCTACCACCGACCGCGCATCGATTGACCACCGATGGAAGATGCTTTGCGGGACGCTGTCGGGACTTTTCTGTGCATCGCTTAGCTTTATCGATCCAAGCAACACGTTCCAACCGGCCTACTCTCTACGACCACAAACGCATCACTTCCCCGGACAACCCGAGCCGATTCTACGCTATGCGGCCCTTCCGCGGGAAATAGTATGTACCGAAAATCTTACGCCCTGGGCCAAGCTGTTGCCGTGCCGCTCGCGGGAAGGTATGGTATCGCTGCTCGTCCCGGACAGTGTGTACGCAAGCAACTACCATTCGCTGGGGGTCCACATGCGTAAGCTGTGTGCTAATGCGGCCTGCAGCGAGTTCCAGCtagaagtgaaacaaacgGTCAACGTCGTACAGGATTTGCGACTGTTTGGTGGTCCGAATTGGTCCATCAGGAAGCTGTTCGGACAGGGTATGGAGGGCTCGTGTGCCCTAGCAACCACAAGCAATGTATACGTTGATGTTACGGACAACACCTATGACGTTTCCCAAAAGCCCGATGAAACGATTCAATCCGTTCGAGGAGGTGCCCGAACGGAACTGCACCGTTACGATGTGAAACAGTTCGAGGCCGTCATGGCAAAGGGTCGCCGGGCAATGTTCAACGTGGCGGTGATGGATAAACGTGATCCGAACGTTGTGATCGTGGCGGGCCCACCACCGATTTCGGCCAAACGGTTCATCCTGGGCGTCGGGCAGGAGCGTGGTAAAATCGTTACCCAAATCACCAACAACCACTGGGGTCCGCTGGATCTGGTTGTGTTCGAAAACATTCCCTGGTTCGTGCCAATCTATCTGCATACGCTAACGGTCCGCCATGGCGAGGGAAAGATCAAACCTGCCTTCCTACACTACACACCCGGCGTCCAACGGGAGCGTCCTTACGGGTTGGAGGTAGGGCTGAGAATTCCAGCACGAGCCACCGTCGAGCTGTCGATCGATTTCGATTACATCTTTCTCAAGTGGCAAGAGTACCCGCCCGATGCCAATCACGGACATTATATTCCTGCGTCGATCATCTCACTGCAACTCCCGTCCGCACGGAACTACACTTCCGTGCCACGTGAAGCGTCCCTCTTCCGGGAGTCGTTCAATGCAACTCAACTGTCCGGTTATTTCCTACAACTTCGCACCGAATCGCTGCTACTAACTCTCCCTACGCCGGACTTCAGTATGCCGTACAACGTGATCTGCCTCGCGTGCACTGTGGTGGCGCTCGCCTTCGGCCCAATACACAACATTTCGACCAAACGCATCGTGGCGAAGGGCAAAGAGACGGCCAAGACTTCGCTGAGCGGGaagttaaaacaatttttccgCATAAAGAGCGACGAACAGAAGGAGCAGGAAGAGGAACAACGAGCCAAAGAGGAAGCCGCCAGTGCCGAAGATCTTAATGCACCGGATACGGAATAA
- the LOC131284575 gene encoding cyclin-dependent kinase 9: protein MSGAEHSNTGGGGPVATSTTMLNLADKQKYIETYDFPYCDESSKYEKVTKIGQGTFGEVFKAREKKSTKKFVALKKVLMENEKEGFPITALREIRILQLLKHENVVNLIEICRTKATVHNRYRSTFYLVFDFCEHDLAGLLSNINVKFNLGEIKKVMQQLLNGLYYIHSNKILHRDMKAANVLITKNGVLKLADFGLARAFSVSKNGIPNRYTNRVVTLWYRPPELLLGDRNYGPPVDMWGAGCIMAEMWTRSPIMQGATEQQQLVLISQLCGSFTNDVWPDVENLELYQKMELPPGHKRKVRERLRPYVKDPHGIDLLDYLLMLDPKKRIDADTALNHDFFWTDPMPCDLSKMLSQHTQSMFEYLTPPRRPGHIRHYQPQMVNMQAKPQDNSYQDRVY from the exons ATGAGTGGGGCCGAACATTCCAacaccggtggtggtggcccaGTGGCAACGTCGACCACCATGCTCAACCTGGCCGACAAGCAGAAGTACATCGAGACCTACGACTTCCCGTATTGTGATGAGTCGAGCAAGTACGAGAAGGTGACCAAAATTGGCCAGGGAACATTCGG CGAGGTGTTCAAGGCAAGGGAGAAAAAATCTACCAAAAAGTTTGTCGCCCTCAAGAAGGTGctgatggaaaacgaaaaggaaggG TTCCCGATTACGGCACTCCGTGAAATACGGATCCTGCAGCTGCTGAAGCACGAGAATGTGGTGAACCTGATAGAAATTTGTCGAACAAAGGCCACCGTACACAACCGCTATCGCTCTACGTTCTACCTGGTGTTTGACTTCTGCGAACACGATCTGGCCGGATTGCTGTCGAACATAAACGTAAAGTTTAACCTGGGAGAGATCAAAAAAGTAATGCAACAGCTGCTGAACGGATTGTACTACATTCACAGTAATAAG ATTCTTCATCGCGACATGAAAGCAGCCAACGTACTGATAACCAAAAACGGTGTCCTCAAACTGGCCGACTTTGGTTTGGCGCGTGCGTTTAGCGTATCGAAGAATGGCATCCCGAATCGCTACACAAACCGCGTCGTCACACTCTGGTACCGACCGCCGGAGCTTCTGCTCGGTGACCGGAACTACGGTCCACCGGTGGATATGTGGGGTGCTGGGTGTATTATGGCGGAAATGTGGACACGGTCCCCGATCATGCAGGGTGCCACGGAGCAACAGCAGCTCGTTCTCATCTCGCAGCTGTGCGGTTCCTTCACCAACGATGTCTGGCCGGACGTGGAAAACCTGGAGCTGTACCAAAAGATGGAACTGCCGCCCGGACACAAGCGTAAGGTGCGCGAGCGGCTGCGACCGTACGTCAAGGATCCGCACGGTATCGATCTGCTCGACTATCTGCTGATGCTCGATCCGAAGAAGCGAATCGATGCCGATACCGCCCTCAACCACGACTTCTTCTGGACCGATCCGATGCCGTGCGATCTGAGCAAGATGTTGTCGCAACACACGCAGAGTATGTTCGAGTATCTGACACCGCCTAGACGACCGGGACACATCCGCCACTATCAGCCGCAGATGGTTAACATGCAGGCCAAACCGCAGGACAATAGCTACCAGGATAGAGTATACTAG